The nucleotide sequence TCCTGACCTTCCAGACCTAGACATGCACAGGCCGGATTGACATACAGGCGGGTTTCATCGACATAAGCACCACGCACTGACAGGTCATAAGCATAAACATCATATTCAACCGTGATCAGTTCATGGTCAGTATTAAACAGACGCCATTTGTTCTTTTCAAATTTCTGTATCTTAAGCTGACGACCCTCTTCATCATAGGCTTTGACACCTTCAATATGTTTGGAAAATTCGCGAATCAAATAACTGCCCGGAATCCATGTTGGCAAAGACAACACCTGTGTAGGGTCAGCTAAAAAGCGAACAGTCACGTGAACAAGATGCTGACGATAATCGTCAAATTCGATTTGATAATGCAACATAATGGGCGATTCAAAATAAATTAGAATGTGTTAAGTCTTAGCTTAACATTTTTTTCCAATACATTGCGGAAGTGTCTTAAATGTCTACAATGGACACTAGCCATGACAAAAAAAAAGGCTTAGCATGCCTAAAATTTTTTTGCTCGCCCACGGACTGGTCGAATAAGGAACACCCTTGAAATTTATCACCTCACTGATTGCGACATTGTGCCTGCTTGTGTCCGCAATTTCGCATGCTGCCCTACTGAATATCAATCCCGAAAGTGTTGAAGCCGAAGCCTGGACCATTCTGGATAGTGAAACCGGCCAGACCATTGCATCCCATAATGAAGACCTGCAACGTGCTCCAGCATCCCTGACCAAAATGATGGTGGCCTATATCACCTTGAAGGAAATTCAGGCAGGGAAATTAAGTAAAAGTGAAATAATTACTGCCACGCCAGTGGTGCAAATGGTGATGTGGGATGAATCCCAGATGTACCTGAAAGAAGGTGATCAGATTTCTGTAGATCAGCTGTTGGCAGGCTTGATTGTGATGTCAGCCAATGATGCAGCCGTCACCTTGGCAGAAAAAATCTCTGGCAGCGTACCGAAGTTTGTTGAACGCATGAACAAGGAAGCTCAAGCCCTGGGAATGACACATACCCATTTCCAGAATCCGGCTGGTGTGACCATGCCTGAGCACTACTCGACTGCTGCGGACTTGGCTAAGCTTTCACAAGCCTTGGTGATTCAAACCCCGGATTATTTGGGCTATTCCAAACAGCCAAGTTTTACTTACAACCAGCGTTTCCACCGTGCCACCAACCTGTTGCTCAAAATGGACCCAACCGTCGATGGCCTAAAAACTGGTTTTACCCGCGCAGCAGGTTATAACCTTGCAGCAACTGCGATCCGTCCAAGCATCGAAATGAATATGCCGAACCGTCGCCTGATCGTGGTGGTATTAGGAACTAAAAGCGGTGTAAAACGTGCCGAAGTCGCACATAAGCTAATGAACCTGGCTTATATCTATACACGTAATGAAGTCGCTGTACCTAGTCATCAGCTGCTAGCAGAACTGCCGGTGGTGAAATCTACCCTGAAAATGTTCAAGGTCGAAACCAAGCAGCCCGAACTAATCACCACATCCCTGTATGACCAGAGCTATACCATTGACCTGAATCAATTTGACCAGTCGACTCAACGTATCATGCTGGATACCGGTAATGGTGTCATGCAAAGCATTGAGCCACTGCGTGAAACTCAAACTCACGTAAATGTCGAAGTCAAAGAAACCAAGCTAACAGCACCATTGGCTAAAGTTATGCAACTGGCAACCGTAAATGTCTACCAGAATGACCAGCTGATCCGTACCATTCTGATTGAAGATCAGGTCGACCTTGAAGAAGCGGGTATTTTCCAGAGATTCTTTGAATGGTTATTTGGTCTGTTTTCTGACAATACAACTGATGTGAAGCTTTATCCGATCGGAAAATAAAATATGAATCATGAAGGATGGAGATAAGAATAATTTGCCATCCTTCTACTCTCTTCCTACTCCTACCTTTTGCTTCCTTTGACCTCATCTTGCTTTATTTCATTGAATTGCTACGTTTTGTAATTGTTTAACAATCCTATACAAGACCTGAATTTTCACCTGTCATAGTATGTTTTATTGCATTTTATTAGAAAAATAAATAGGTTAA is from Acinetobacter sp. ANC 7912 and encodes:
- a CDS encoding D-alanyl-D-alanine carboxypeptidase PBP6B, which gives rise to MKFITSLIATLCLLVSAISHAALLNINPESVEAEAWTILDSETGQTIASHNEDLQRAPASLTKMMVAYITLKEIQAGKLSKSEIITATPVVQMVMWDESQMYLKEGDQISVDQLLAGLIVMSANDAAVTLAEKISGSVPKFVERMNKEAQALGMTHTHFQNPAGVTMPEHYSTAADLAKLSQALVIQTPDYLGYSKQPSFTYNQRFHRATNLLLKMDPTVDGLKTGFTRAAGYNLAATAIRPSIEMNMPNRRLIVVVLGTKSGVKRAEVAHKLMNLAYIYTRNEVAVPSHQLLAELPVVKSTLKMFKVETKQPELITTSLYDQSYTIDLNQFDQSTQRIMLDTGNGVMQSIEPLRETQTHVNVEVKETKLTAPLAKVMQLATVNVYQNDQLIRTILIEDQVDLEEAGIFQRFFEWLFGLFSDNTTDVKLYPIGK